agtagctgggactacaggcgcccgccacagcgcccggctattttttggttgcagttcagccggggccgggtttgaacccgccaccctcggtatatggggccagcgccttaccaactgagccataggcaccgcccgagtttatttattttttatttttgacaagatAGAGTTTATTGATGGAGAATGGTTGATAAGcatgataagcaaaagagggggAACAGAATCTCTAGCTGCTGGGAGGATGATCCAAGTGGGAAGCCCCCagagttcttttattattattattatttattgagcagagtctcactttgtcaccctcagtagagtacagcatcacagctcacagcaacctcaaactcttaggctcaaaagattctcttgcctcagcatccctagtagctgggactataggtgcccaccacaatgcctggctactgtttgtttgtttgtttgtttgttttgttttgtttagcaggcccgggccgggtttgagcccactaagcccagagcatgtggccagcaccctaaccactgagctatgggtgcccagaaTTATTTCTTAATCACTGAACtatcctcttttctctcttttgcttctcttcttttttggtttctagTTCCTCTGTCCATCCCTTAGGCTGTTAGTGTTTTCCAGGGTTCTATCCTTAGCCTTATCTACTCTATTCCCTCTCCTTGTGAGATTTCATCCATtatttaggttttatttatttatttattttattattattattatttgagatagagtctcattatgtcgccctcagctgagggctgtggtgttacagctcacagcaacctcaaactcttgggcttaagcgattctcttgcctcagcctcccaaatagctgccacaacacctggctgttttttgttgttgttgtagctgtcattgttgtttggcaggcccaggccaggttcgaacccaccagcctggtatATGTGACCaatgccctagccattgagctacaggcaccgagcccatctTTTAGGTTTTAATTACCACTTTTTCTGTAGACTCCCCAATGAGGTCTCTTCACTGAGATTTAGAGATGCTTAAATTGTTCATAGCCACATCCCCAGTAGTGATGATAGAGTCAAATTGAGAGACCcgcccaggaagaaatgaatacaAAGACTGTCCTACCCAGGAAAAAGGGAATGTGCCAATCCCTACCctttagactttttaaaatccCCATCTACCTCAACCCACAGGCTGACTTCCTTCTCCAATTCAGCTCATCCACAGGTGGGTGGAAATAAAGGCcgatgttgcccacacagaacttggattccatttccttttgttcatgGTTTCGgaacaatcttttatttttatttatttatttattttattttgtcgttgttgcagtttttggccgatgccgaacttgccacctctggtatatggggctggtgcttactccttgagccacaggcaccactccaatcttttatttttggtctttgacctctcagtCACATTCCCAGTGGTCACCCAGAACATCACACATACAAATGTCTGATTAAATGACAATTGTTAGCCCTCTGTCTCTAGACTGGATTTAAGCTCTAGACCTGAACACGCCACTGCCCACTAGACATGAAGAAAGAGGTTAGTCAAGTACGGGGAAAGGAGGGATAGGAAGGCAGAGGGTATTCCAGCCAACTAGACATTCTAAGAAGTAAGGCTCTGGGAGGGAGAGAGCATGGGGTCTTCAAGGGTCTACAATTCATTCTTCATTCTGAAGTACTAAGTGTGagaggagtttttttgtttttgcagtttttgtccagggctgggtttgaacctgccacctccggcatatggggctggtgccctactcctttgagccacaggcaccgctggaGAGGAGGGTCTTGTAAACCAGCTGAGGGTTATCAGCAGGAGAGCAATGGAATTAGACTTTGCCATCCAGTGGCACAGGGCTGTGGAGTGAAGGGGAGCAAGATGAGGGTCAGAGAGACCGACTATAGtccaggaaagagagaagatttgaacccagtgctcatgcctgtagtcctagcactctgggaagctgaaacaggtggattgcttaagctcaggagttccagaccagcctgagcaagaagagtgaGACGtcgtctctacttaaaatagaaaaaaaaaaaaaaaactagccaggcgtggtaaagcatgactgtagtcccaagtactcgggaggtggagacagaaaaaaaaatgatcttcagagtggctatttttttagggacaggtctcgctctggctcagggtggtcttgaacctgtgagctcagacaatccacgtgcctcggcctcccagaatgctaggattacaggactaAGCCACTGCACGCCTAGCCTGTTATCGCTCTTAAAAATACATCattgccgagggtagcgggttcaaacccagccccggctaaactgcaacaaaaaaatagccgggcgttgtggcgggtgcctgtagtcccagctgcccgggaggctgaggcaagagaatagcgtaagcccaagagttagaggttgctgtgagccgtgtgacgccacggcactctacccgagggcggtacagtgagactctgtctctacaaaaaaaaaaaaaaaaaaatacatcattgcCTGTGGAAAACCTCCCCTAAGTCGCCCAGGTTGAACTGcctcctctctgcttctgtgcGGACGAGTACAGGTGGCTTTAACAATCATGGGTCCCAAAAGGCTCTACTTCCAGGCTCGTCTGCTTCGCCAGTCAGTGAGCCCAGGCGAGCCAGACCATCCTGAGTCTAGCCGCCACCCACCTCTATTTCCAGGTAGAGTGGCTCTAGGGCAGATCCTCCCCGACTATTCTGAAGCTGACCGCTAGGAGGCTTTGCCCGGCCCCCTCACCCCTTCGCGTGCGTGGCGTCGCCCCACCCCTCGGcgcacctctcgagaaaatggtTCAATCGGAGGGGCGGTGCCAGGGTGTCCGGGCTGTTCCAATTGGCCAGGGCGAGCCATACCACGGCGGTGGCAGGGGAGCGAGTCGTGGGCGACTGGCGGCGGGCTCTGAGGCGGTGAGTGCAAAGCCTCAGGCCTGGGTTCCCTCTAGCGCCGCGCTGTGCTAGGCCGCCCTCCGGGATGCAGTGGGCCGTGGGTCGGCGGTGGGTTTGGGCCGCGCTGCTTCTGGCTGCCGCAGCTGTGCTGACCCAGGTCGTCTGGCTCTGGCTGGGTACGCAGAGCTTCGTCTTCCAGAGGGAAGAGATCGCGCAGCTGGCGCGGCAGTACGCTGGTGAGCGGGCAGAGGGCGGGAGGGGCAGGGCTGCCCGGGAGCCGAGCCGAGGGTTCCGAGGGCGCCATCCCCGAACCCAGGACCGATACTGGCCCTGACTTCGCCGCTCCTCTGCCTCCACCAGGGCTAGACCACGAACTGGCTTTCTCTCGGCTGATTGTGGAGCTGAGGCGTCTGCACCCAGGCCATGTGCTGCCGGACGAGGAGCTGCAGTGGGTGTTTGTGAACGCGGGCGGCTGGATGGGCGCCATGTGCCTTCTGCACGCCTCGCTGTCAGAGTATGTGCTGCTCTTCGGCACCGCCCTAGGCTCCCGTGGCCACTCGGGTCAGTGCTAGCGGCGGCGGgactgggaggctggggctgtacAAGGGTCCATGGCCTTTCTGATGTTTCTGATGTTTGGGTGGGCCATGCGATGGTGCGAATACCCTGATAGTGTCCATCTGATTGTTACTCAGGGCGCTACTGGGCTGAGATATCAGACACCATCATCTCTGGCACCTTTCACCAGTGGAGAGAGGGCACCACCAAAAGTGAAGTCTTCTACCCAGGTGGGTAAGGACGCTCTGACAGAGGTCAGTCACTTCATGCTGGAAGTGCCCCCAGGTAGGGGGACATGGCAAAGCGGTGCATTGGGTGGCCCTCCCCATggttccctccctcctcctccagtaAGCCACAGGTGGAGGTTGGAGGGACCCTGGTTTTTCTCTGTCGAAACTTCCTGTTATAAGTATCAAACATGTCTGATTATACTCAGTCAATATTACAACAATTGTTGGGGAGACAGTAACTAGCCACTGTCTAACAAACCAAGCCCAAGTTTAGCTAGCTTTCTACTTGACATAAGTGAAGTTTGGGGATACAGACTTGCATGGCTTCCCCCAAGAAAAAACACAGGCCACCTGATGCCACAGAAGAACACTTAGTAGTGATAATCTGGGTCTCTTAGCCCTCCAGATGGGAAACCAGCCCTGTGAGATAGgcgtttttccttttcttatggtCCCTCTCCATTCCCTACCCTTAGATAGCCTGTGGACCAGAGAAGCAGCAGCAATAGAAGGGCAGGGCAAAGCTGGGCTCCTTATATGGGTGCTCCTTGTCCCCCAGGGGAGACAGTAGTACATGAGCCTGGAGAAGCAACAGCTGTGGAGTGGGGACCAAACACATGGATGGTGGAGTACGGCCGGGGTGTCATCCCATCTACCCTGGCCTTCGCGCTGGCTGACACTGTCTTCAGCACCCAGGACTTCCTCACCTTCTTCTATACTCTGCGCGCGTATGCCCGGTGCCTCCGGCTTGAGCTCACCACCTACCTCTTCAGCCAGGACCCCTGACCAGCTAGGCCTGAAGGAAGACCTGTGAATGGACAGGAGTGGGTGGGCGCACACATGTCCACTTGCCGGAGCCCATGTTTACAGACAGGTACATATTCACACCATGCAGATATTAAGTTCCCGTGTACAAGCAGGGACATCCATGCTTATACATCCAAACACAGAGACCTTTGGGAACAAATGGGACACATGTAGATATAGAGATCTGTATGTACAGCAGGATCACATACTCATACCCATCCAGAAAGGGAACCTCACACTAGGGAGCCAGTCATGTTCAAACACATACATAAACTTAACTCACTAACTCAGGCCTTTCCAGAGCTTTCTACCCCCTTTCCTCAATCAGGGCTTTGGAGTTAAGGATAGGGGTGGATATTACACCACCTCAGTCTGACTCCTCAACCCAGCAGCAATTTGATGGGGTAGAGAGGAGCTACCCTTCACCTGCACCTGTGAtgccctttcttttctcccctgcCCACACCATATGCCTTATCTCCAATCCACTCCCCTGCTATGCAAGTGCCCCTGTGGCTTGTCTCATACCCTCTCAGTAACCAAGTCAGCTAGAGAGTCAGAGTAATGTGGACAATGCTGAAGTCAGAGTCTTTCATTCCTAAAAGACCCCTGTTCTCTCTTAGGAGTATTACGCGGAAGCTGGCTTTAGCCCAGGGCCCACCACTAAGGAGAGGATCTGGAGAGGCGGGCCTAATTCCCAGGACCATCCTTAGTCTAGAGAAGGCCTTTTCTGTGCAAACACATACACAGACCCATCACAGTTTCAATATAGCCCTGCTACATTCtctgtctgtttgttttaataaagACCTGTCaatctgtttcatttctttgtgtgcCTGAGAAGCAGGAAAAGCCTCTAATTCCTGGGGGAACCTCAGAAAGGCCTCTTGCTTTGTGATTCAGTTTATAAGATGGTAGTTTCAGACCCTAGTAGGGACTATATATTTGAGTATGCTTAAGAATCACCTAGGACCATACTGAGTCTACAAATTATTGTGGAATCTGTTGCCAGAGAGTGAGCCCTTAAAATCAGCCTGTTTAAGAAAATCCCTTCCAACACAGTTGTGAAGGCCACAATTTGAGAAATTCAGAGTTGGGTGAGGTAGTGGGTAACAACTCTGCCTGTGCAATTCTGGGAACAGTCCTCAGAATCCTTCCCTGGATGGCCACATGGTGGCAATGTGCACCCACTTTTGAGTTGAAAGGCATAGTTCTCAGTCAGTTTTCTGGGCTCCTTGAGTATAGTGTCTTCACCCATTCAGACTCCACTCTATGGTCTACCTTATCCAGGACCCACCATTTCTGTGAGGTCTCCCACCGTGGGAAGCAGACATATTACATGGCAGTATGTGGGATAACTAAGACCAGAActagggtgaggcaagagggATGCCTAAAGTTCACTCATTCCCAAAGACCCTCCTCTTGCCTTAATTTTTTGCCCTAGGCACCAAACTGGCCTCACCCTTGTGCTGGTCCTGCTCTGAAGTTAAAGCCTACACTATTCCTCCACTTCTTAGGATTTCtggtatattaaaaataaaagaaacatgattataaaaattatttttaaggccaggcatgatggctcacatctgtaatcgtagcactctgggattcGCTCGTATGCCTAGAGGCAGGTGATTGCCcaggttcatgaccagcctgagcaagagcaagaccccatctctaaaaatagcagatattgtggcaggcacctgtagtcccagctacttgggagggtgagaccagaaaatcacttgagcccaataacTTGAGTTggaagttggtgtgagctatgatgccacagcactctaccaaggacagcacagtaagactgtctcaaaagaaaaaaaaaaaaactatcggctcggcacccatagcacagtggttatggcatcagccacgtacaccaaggccaaccgcaacaaaaaaatagccaggcattgtggcaggtgcctgtagtccctgctacttgggaggctgagtcaagagaattgcttaagcccaagagtttgagattgctgtgagctgtgacgccacagcattctactgagggtggcatagtgagactctgtctcaaaaaaaaaaaaaaatactatcaaaaGTCAAGATTTGTGGCTCTGAATATATTGCCCAGGTAAGTTGGCCATTGCAACCCCCAAACACCACCATGTCAGACATGACAGGCCCATGCTGGGGTCTCTCCATTGATGCTAGGTTGCAAAGTCATGCCTCCTTGGAAGATTTCTCCCACCCTATAACCTGCCTCTAGGCTCAGGGCCCTCTGTCAGGGTTGCCTCAGCTATCCATTATCCCTCAGTCCCTTCCACAAAGAACTAGGCTCTCAGGTCCTGCTCCGTTCTCTGTTGCTAAGTCCAGTGGTCATTTCATAATATTCCTCTTCTATTTGACACAGGTAATCCCTCTTAAAACACTTTTTGGCTTCCATGATACTACTCTCTTCCTTTATtgccttatttctttatttatgacAAGAATCTCATTCTGataccccgggtagagtgccatggcatcatacctcatggcaacttcaaactcctgggttcaagcaatcctgccttagcctccccagtagctgagattataggcactgccacaatgcccagctagtttttctatttttagtagagatgggatctcactcttgctcaggctgtttttgaactcctgagctcaggcaatccacctgccttgacctcccagagtattaggattacaggcttgagccaccgctcccagcccTTCCTTATCTTTGCTGGATTCCTCTCATCTCCTCACTCTCTGACTTCGAGGACTTAGTCATCAAACCTCTTCTCAATTTACATCCCTTCCCAGGTGAACACAACTATTTCATgactttatttagttttttttaaattgagatagagtgctgtagcatcatagctcacagcaagctcaaactcctgggctcaagcaattctcttgcctcagcctccctagtagctgggactacaggcacccaccacaaagcccagctttcttttttttgtttgtttgtttgtttaacaggcTCAGGctaaggtttgaacccactagccccagagcatgtggccggcaccctaaccattgagctatggttgcctcctatttatttactttttgagacagagtctcactttgttgcccttggtagagcgctgtggcatcatagctcacagcaatctcaaactcttggggcaagagattttcttgcctcagcctccgattagctggtactataggcacctgtcacaatgcctagctgtttttagaaatgaggtcccACTgtgactcaggttggtctcgaactcatgagctcaggcatccacccacctcggcctcccagagtgctaggattacaggtgtgagccactgcacatggcctaTATTTCATGACTTTAAATATCATTTGTACATCTTGAGTCCTAAATTTTTCTGTCAGCCTAAGAGTCTTAGAGCACCAGATTACTTACTTACTGCCTCTTACTGCCTCCACCTCTACTCAGCACCTTCACCTAGTTGTGTTACATGTATTACAAACTTAAGATGCCCAAAGCATCTTCCAATTCCTCTTCCAATCCTTCACTATCACCACCCCAAAGTCTTTACTCTCTTAATTAAGGATAACGTCAGTCACTTAGCTGCACGGGCCAAAGACCTTAGAGTCATGTTGGATACCTAATTCTCCCATCCCACATCCTACTCATCAACAAATTCTGTTTGATCCTTAAAACATagccagattttatttatttatttatttatttatttatttatttatttttgagacatagtatcactatgttgcccttggtagaatgctgtggagtcatagctcacagcaacctcaaactcttggacttaagcgattctcttgcctcagcctcccaagtagctgggactacaggcgcccactataacgcccggctatttttttgttgtagttgtcgttgtttagcaggcccaggctgggtttgaacccgccatccccaGTGTACGTGaccagtgccttaaccactgagctaccggcactgagTCCAtggccagatttttttttttttttttttgagacagagcctcaagctgtcaccctgggtaaagtgctgtggcatcacagctcacagcaacctccaactcctgggctcaagcgattctcctgcctccgccgcccaaatagctgggactacaggcacccaccacagcccccagctattttttggtagcagccgtcattgttgtttggtgggcccgggctagattcgaaccctccagctcagctgtatggggctggtgcctttagccacttgagccacaggcgctgagcctcatggccagattttaaacatttttttgccACCTCTCCTGCTACCACCCTGGTCCATGATACCATCATCTGTTGCATAGATTACTGCAAAGGCTACCTAACTGATCCACACAGCAGCTAGACTCAGACTTTCACTCTCTGTTGATAACATTTCCAATGGCTTTTCATCTCTTTCAGTCCTTGCAAAGGACTACTCGAAGGCCCGTGTTACCCCTGACCAAACATTTGATCACTTACCCACTCTCCACCCTGTTTTAATCTGGTGGCCTCCTTGCTTTTCTTGTGACACATCAAGCAAACTTACTACATCAGGATATTTGCATCTGCTATTATCCCAACTGCAGTACTCTTCCCTAGTTATCCACATggctctttttcttccctctcaaCTCCTGGTCAGTGAATCCTCCCCTTGGCACTTAGTATCTCTTCTGtcgtgtttttgttgttgttgttgttgtttgtttgttttggtttggtttggtttgtttatttttggccggggccgggtttgaacccgccaccccagtatgtggggccagtgccctactccttgagccacaggcgctggccctTCTGCCATGGTTTTAAAACATCTCCCCACAACTTTTGATGCTCCTTCCTTCAAGAGGTGAAGcctgggctgggcaaggtggctcacaccttcaatcctagcactctgggagaccaaggcaggtggaatgctggagctcaggagtttgaaaccagcctgagcaagggtgagaccccattt
This region of Nycticebus coucang isolate mNycCou1 chromosome 2, mNycCou1.pri, whole genome shotgun sequence genomic DNA includes:
- the SIGMAR1 gene encoding sigma non-opioid intracellular receptor 1 isoform X1 — translated: MQWAVGRRWVWAALLLAAAAVLTQVVWLWLGTQSFVFQREEIAQLARQYAGLDHELAFSRLIVELRRLHPGHVLPDEELQWVFVNAGGWMGAMCLLHASLSEYVLLFGTALGSRGHSGRYWAEISDTIISGTFHQWREGTTKSEVFYPGETVVHEPGEATAVEWGPNTWMVEYGRGVIPSTLAFALADTVFSTQDFLTFFYTLRAYARCLRLELTTYLFSQDP
- the SIGMAR1 gene encoding sigma non-opioid intracellular receptor 1 isoform X2, whose product is MQWAVGRRWVWAALLLAAAAVLTQVVWLWLGTQSFVFQREEIAQLARQYAGLDHELAFSRLIVELRRLHPGHVLPDEELQWVFVNAGGWMGAMCLLHASLSEYVLLFGTALGSRGHSGRYWAEISDTIISGTFHQWREGTTKSEVFYPDSLWTREAAAIEGQGKAGLLIWVLLVPQGRQ